Proteins encoded by one window of Candidatus Saganbacteria bacterium:
- the purM gene encoding phosphoribosylformylglycinamidine cyclo-ligase, whose amino-acid sequence MDYKQSGVDIEAGYEVVSRVKKLARSTFTKGVLGDIGYFGGLFQIDKNEFKEPVLVSGTDGVGTKLKIAFLTDKHDTIGIDAVAMCVNDVVVLGAKPLFFLDYLAMNKVDPDVAEDLLKGIAEGCRQSCCALIGGETAEMSDLYGKDEYDIAGFCVGIVEKSKIINGSTIKAGDKLIGIASSGLHSNGYSLARKVLLDMAGFDVNSKDPALERTVGEEMLEPTKIYVRPILELIKEFEIKGMAHITGGGLPENAARFLPVGCDAVFDASAWPKPAIFSLIEGKGSISKEEMYKTFNMGLGMVLAVKPEIAGKVIKKIDSLGEKAYMVGEITKGAHKVIVK is encoded by the coding sequence ATGGACTATAAACAATCAGGCGTAGATATTGAAGCGGGGTATGAGGTTGTCAGCCGCGTTAAAAAACTGGCCAGATCGACATTTACAAAAGGCGTCCTCGGAGATATCGGCTATTTCGGCGGGCTTTTCCAGATCGATAAGAATGAATTTAAAGAACCTGTCCTCGTTTCCGGCACTGACGGCGTCGGGACTAAATTAAAAATAGCTTTTCTGACGGACAAACACGATACTATCGGCATCGATGCCGTCGCGATGTGCGTTAATGATGTCGTCGTCCTGGGCGCAAAGCCGCTTTTCTTTCTCGATTACCTGGCGATGAACAAAGTCGACCCGGATGTCGCGGAAGATCTTTTGAAAGGCATCGCCGAGGGATGCAGGCAATCGTGCTGCGCGCTGATCGGAGGCGAGACCGCGGAGATGAGCGACCTTTACGGAAAAGATGAGTATGATATCGCGGGATTTTGCGTCGGTATCGTCGAAAAGTCAAAGATAATCAACGGTTCGACTATTAAAGCCGGAGATAAACTGATCGGCATAGCTTCCTCGGGCCTTCACAGCAATGGATATTCACTTGCCAGAAAAGTGCTTCTTGATATGGCGGGTTTCGATGTCAATTCAAAAGATCCCGCTTTAGAGAGGACTGTGGGCGAAGAAATGCTTGAACCGACAAAGATCTATGTAAGACCGATCCTCGAACTTATAAAAGAGTTCGAAATAAAAGGGATGGCCCATATTACCGGAGGCGGGCTTCCTGAAAATGCCGCGAGATTCCTCCCGGTCGGATGTGACGCGGTATTTGATGCTTCAGCCTGGCCAAAACCGGCGATATTCTCTTTGATAGAGGGGAAAGGCAGTATCAGCAAAGAAGAGATGTATAAAACGTTCAACATGGGCCTCGGCATGGTGCTTGCGGTGAAACCGGAAATAGCCGGTAAAGTCATAAAGAAGATCGATTCCCTCGGTGAGAAAGCTTATATGGTCGGAGAGATAACCAAAGGCGCGCATAAAGTAATCGTTAAATAG
- the proC gene encoding pyrroline-5-carboxylate reductase produces the protein MPSNKKISFIGAGRMADAIISGIIRAKLFSPKNIYISDKEAQRLKYLSETHKVHVAQDNIKAMLVADIVVLCVKPQHKKNVLDEIREFVESEKLFISIAAGITIGYLEKHLAGCPVVRAMPNNPCLIGEGMTVISKGSSATESDVKTAEKIFSSLGKTVLMDEKFMDAVTGLSGSGPAFVYKFLEGMIEGGVKAGLKKEDAEVLAKQTMLGAVKTVIETRKNPKELCGMVASPGGTTIEGLKILDEAKLIDIVADAVYAAAARARDLSKEFST, from the coding sequence ATGCCTTCAAACAAAAAAATATCCTTCATCGGCGCCGGCAGGATGGCTGATGCCATAATATCCGGTATCATCAGGGCAAAATTATTTTCGCCGAAGAACATCTACATCTCCGACAAAGAAGCACAGAGGCTGAAATATCTTTCCGAAACCCATAAGGTCCATGTAGCGCAGGACAACATAAAAGCGATGCTTGTCGCGGATATCGTCGTCCTGTGCGTGAAACCCCAGCACAAAAAGAATGTCCTTGACGAAATAAGGGAATTCGTGGAGTCGGAAAAACTTTTCATCTCTATCGCGGCCGGGATAACCATCGGTTATCTTGAGAAGCACCTCGCGGGATGCCCGGTCGTAAGGGCGATGCCAAACAATCCCTGTCTTATAGGCGAAGGGATGACGGTCATCTCTAAGGGGAGCAGCGCCACTGAGTCGGATGTAAAGACAGCGGAAAAAATATTCTCTTCGCTCGGCAAGACCGTCCTGATGGATGAAAAATTCATGGATGCCGTGACGGGGCTTTCCGGGTCGGGCCCGGCTTTTGTCTACAAATTTCTTGAAGGGATGATAGAAGGCGGGGTAAAAGCGGGGCTTAAAAAAGAGGACGCCGAAGTCCTGGCAAAGCAGACCATGCTGGGAGCGGTAAAAACGGTCATCGAGACCAGAAAAAATCCTAAAGAACTTTGCGGGATGGTCGCGTCTCCGGGCGGGACTACAATAGAGGGCCTGAAGATCCTTGACGAGGCAAAACTGATCGACATCGTCGCGGATGCGGTATATGCCGCGGCGGCAAGGGCGAGGGATCTGTCTAAAGAGTTCAGCACTTAG
- the sepF gene encoding cell division protein SepF has translation MIDIFNKAKEFIGLGPDEEMFNTPSIKTETLNVENPPVRSRSSRRSSNTDSEISIYEPKAYENSIEISAKLRQGSPVIVNLKYLDSGEGTRLIDFVCGTAFAIDGHMIKIADTIFLLTPSNIAISEILDNPSSEGPITREGLLHNR, from the coding sequence ATGATCGATATTTTTAACAAAGCGAAAGAGTTCATAGGCCTTGGTCCGGATGAAGAGATGTTCAACACGCCCTCCATCAAGACTGAGACCTTAAATGTAGAAAATCCTCCCGTCAGGTCGAGGAGCAGCAGGAGATCGTCCAACACCGATTCGGAGATCTCCATATACGAACCCAAAGCTTATGAAAATTCGATCGAAATATCTGCAAAGCTCAGGCAGGGATCACCGGTGATCGTGAACCTGAAATATCTGGATTCAGGCGAAGGGACGCGCCTTATTGATTTCGTGTGCGGGACCGCTTTTGCCATAGACGGTCACATGATCAAGATAGCGGACACGATATTCCTGCTCACGCCTTCAAATATCGCGATATCCGAGATCCTGGACAACCCGTCCTCGGAAGGGCCGATCACAAGGGAAGGGCTTCTTCACAACAGATAA
- a CDS encoding YggS family pyridoxal phosphate-dependent enzyme, translating to MTKVADNIKIVRQRISAAAERAGRDPENIKLLAVTKTATIDQIKEAIGNGIFDLGENKVQEAEKKIALLRDVPNIRWHMIGHLQMNKAKKAVECFQEIHSIDTPKLAEKVDAIARAKELIVPVFIEVNVSGEKAKYGVPAGEAGELAGYVRNLKSVELKGLMTMALYSDDPQSSRPYFKKLKEIADMLSLKELSMGMSGDFEVAIEEGATIIRVGTAIFNE from the coding sequence ATGACAAAAGTCGCCGATAATATAAAGATCGTCCGCCAAAGGATCTCTGCCGCTGCTGAAAGGGCGGGGAGAGACCCTGAAAATATCAAACTTCTGGCTGTCACGAAAACAGCGACCATCGATCAGATAAAAGAAGCGATCGGCAACGGCATTTTTGATCTTGGCGAGAACAAAGTCCAGGAAGCTGAAAAGAAGATTGCATTGCTTCGTGATGTTCCTAACATCAGATGGCACATGATAGGCCACCTGCAGATGAACAAAGCGAAAAAAGCAGTTGAATGTTTTCAGGAGATACATTCTATAGATACCCCGAAGCTTGCTGAAAAGGTGGATGCAATAGCAAGAGCGAAAGAGTTGATTGTTCCGGTTTTTATCGAAGTGAATGTGTCCGGTGAAAAAGCAAAATACGGAGTTCCGGCAGGTGAAGCCGGTGAACTTGCAGGATATGTCAGGAACCTGAAGTCGGTAGAATTGAAAGGTCTTATGACAATGGCGCTGTACAGCGATGATCCGCAGAGCAGCAGGCCGTATTTCAAAAAACTTAAGGAAATAGCGGATATGCTCTCGTTAAAAGAGCTTTCAATGGGCATGTCAGGTGATTTTGAGGTTGCAATTGAAGAAGGAGCGACTATAATAAGGGTAGGGACCGCAATATTTAATGAATAA
- a CDS encoding TlpA disulfide reductase family protein yields MKKTAISILVVLLIFFCISGPSKAENSVLNIGSPAPEIVLPLVNGGSFTSIQLKGKAYILTFFSTWSDSCLENLRFLQGLKEKNDGLEVVAVSLDNKASSVASFLRKNGLSFISLIDKKKKYLDEFEILVIPTTYFIDRDGILKNQYVSFDDIVMASMTADVSLLLAPKKSEE; encoded by the coding sequence ATGAAAAAGACGGCTATATCCATATTAGTGGTTCTATTGATATTTTTTTGCATCTCCGGACCATCAAAGGCAGAGAATAGCGTCCTGAACATCGGTTCTCCGGCGCCTGAGATCGTGCTGCCTCTTGTGAACGGAGGATCATTTACTTCAATTCAGCTGAAAGGAAAAGCGTACATCCTGACATTTTTTTCCACCTGGAGCGATTCCTGCCTTGAAAACCTTAGATTTTTGCAGGGCCTTAAAGAAAAGAACGACGGACTTGAGGTCGTGGCCGTATCGCTGGACAATAAGGCATCATCAGTCGCGTCTTTCTTAAGAAAAAACGGCCTTTCGTTCATCTCCCTGATAGACAAGAAAAAGAAATATCTTGATGAGTTCGAGATACTGGTGATCCCGACCACTTATTTTATCGACAGGGACGGGATACTTAAGAATCAGTACGTGTCTTTTGATGATATCGTCATGGCATCTATGACTGCTGACGTTAGTCTTCTGCTGGCGCCTAAAAAGTCCGAGGAATAA
- a CDS encoding ABC transporter permease yields the protein MNFIDSILMAVRSIRANKTRSALTMLGVVIGIAAVIVLVAIGEAAKLYVVAQVESWGMGPNVMQINPGKNQGDMSAYLDNKIKYKHAMIIAGRCPSVSEVVPIVSGTAKARYGKREYRINQAWGTTDNYQKVFNHKIVSGRFFTKGEMDGSRKVVILGKKVAKELLGNFDPVGEKIKINGRKYTVIGLFAEKGKMLTFDMDDIAVLPIFSAMSLFNTKGVIEIDIAAKTQELVPKAIDEIDRALETELAKDDYHITTQEGMMNMLNNIIGMLTTIIGGIAAISLLVGGIGIMNIMLVSVTERTKEIGIRKAVGAKKTDIFIQFLVESVVFRRAAGDRPGTSGNVRDNVCDKTRDGCGHLGAHTGMQRFCRYRSSLGCLSGDESGEPGPYRCAEIRIKKVIPRTF from the coding sequence ATGAATTTCATTGACAGCATCCTTATGGCTGTAAGGTCCATAAGGGCAAATAAAACAAGATCAGCTCTGACCATGCTTGGTGTCGTGATAGGAATAGCTGCAGTGATAGTCCTTGTGGCGATAGGCGAGGCCGCAAAACTATATGTGGTCGCGCAGGTGGAGTCGTGGGGAATGGGGCCGAATGTCATGCAGATAAATCCCGGGAAAAACCAGGGAGATATGTCGGCTTATCTGGATAATAAGATCAAATACAAACACGCGATGATAATAGCCGGCCGCTGCCCGTCGGTATCAGAAGTTGTACCTATAGTGTCAGGTACAGCGAAGGCAAGATACGGAAAAAGAGAATACAGGATCAATCAGGCCTGGGGTACGACCGATAATTACCAGAAGGTCTTTAACCATAAGATAGTAAGCGGCAGGTTCTTTACAAAGGGAGAGATGGATGGAAGCAGGAAAGTCGTTATCCTGGGGAAAAAGGTCGCGAAGGAACTTTTAGGCAATTTTGATCCGGTAGGGGAAAAAATAAAGATAAACGGCAGAAAATATACAGTAATCGGGCTTTTCGCGGAAAAAGGAAAGATGCTCACTTTTGATATGGATGATATAGCGGTGCTTCCTATCTTTTCAGCCATGAGCCTTTTTAATACTAAGGGGGTCATTGAGATAGACATCGCGGCAAAAACCCAGGAGCTCGTGCCAAAGGCTATAGATGAGATAGACAGGGCGCTTGAAACTGAACTGGCCAAAGACGATTATCACATAACGACGCAGGAAGGCATGATGAACATGCTGAACAACATTATCGGGATGCTTACCACGATAATAGGCGGGATAGCCGCGATCTCGCTTCTCGTTGGCGGGATCGGCATAATGAACATCATGCTGGTGTCCGTGACCGAAAGGACGAAAGAGATCGGCATCAGGAAAGCCGTCGGAGCAAAAAAGACCGATATCTTTATCCAATTTCTTGTCGAATCGGTAGTTTTTCGGAGGGCTGCTGGGGATCGTCCTGGGACTAGCGGGAACGTTCGTGATAATGTATGTGATAAAACTCGAGATGGTTGTGGTCATTTGGGCGCTCACACTGGCATGCAGCGTTTCTGTAGGTATCGGAGTAGTCTCGGGTGTTTATCCGGCGATGAGAGCGGTGAACCTGGACCCTATAGATGCGCTGAGATACGAATAAAGAAGGTTATTCCTCGGACTTTTTAG
- a CDS encoding ABC transporter ATP-binding protein, translated as MGENCVVCIKDVNKTYHLETLEVPVLFDIDFSVSKGEFVSIMGPSGCGKSTLMNLIGCLDRPSSGSIVLDGVDVSSLSDPGLAEVRNKKIGFVFQTFNLLPRMTSLENVELPLIYSGLPRAERKRKAEKALASVGMQHREGFLPNQISGGEKQRVAIARAIVNGPSIILADEPTGNLDSKSGADVMKIFEGLNGQGVTILMVTHDQNIAGYSGRLVRLFDGKILEDRKTK; from the coding sequence ATGGGCGAAAATTGTGTTGTCTGTATAAAGGACGTAAACAAGACTTACCATCTGGAAACTCTGGAAGTCCCTGTACTGTTTGACATCGATTTTTCAGTCTCAAAAGGGGAGTTCGTCTCGATAATGGGCCCCTCCGGATGCGGCAAATCCACACTCATGAACCTTATCGGCTGCCTCGACAGGCCGTCAAGCGGCTCTATCGTCCTTGACGGCGTGGATGTCTCGTCTCTTTCAGATCCGGGCCTGGCGGAAGTCAGGAACAAAAAAATCGGTTTTGTATTTCAGACCTTCAACCTCCTGCCGAGGATGACATCTCTTGAGAATGTCGAGCTTCCGCTTATATATAGCGGCCTGCCCAGGGCCGAAAGAAAAAGAAAAGCGGAAAAAGCGCTCGCTTCCGTCGGGATGCAGCACAGGGAAGGATTTTTGCCAAACCAGATATCGGGAGGAGAAAAGCAGAGAGTTGCGATAGCAAGAGCGATAGTAAATGGCCCTTCGATAATTTTGGCGGATGAGCCGACAGGCAACCTCGACAGCAAATCAGGTGCCGACGTGATGAAGATATTTGAAGGCCTAAATGGCCAGGGCGTCACGATACTGATGGTGACACATGACCAGAACATCGCTGGTTACAGCGGCAGACTGGTGCGGCTTTTTGACGGGAAGATTCTCGAGGACAGAAAAACAAAATGA
- a CDS encoding efflux RND transporter periplasmic adaptor subunit, producing the protein MFKKYKWLRWVAGILALIIVVWGIKVYFGSLVSIKVFEVKIGEIIPAVNVSGEIKGTTASLSSKTIGSIGWIGVKEGDAVKKGRVLAKMDNYDTAFREYDNIKNLFESGLASKNQLDLAKIQYENSCFISPINGIATLVANKVGESLSPGMAFISVVDPMSSYAEVQIDESDVGDVKVGQAVNIFCDAYPNEVFTGKLANIGEEAELKKVGGRIKLDEEDKIFRGKVSFDDRAYKLKIGMTISADIVTEKKNGILIIPREAVFSKEDKQEVYLIKKGGAKETVVTIGLKDSENVEVKNGLKEKDLVTVTNLDKLKNGSRIKIEKNGNK; encoded by the coding sequence GTGTTCAAGAAATATAAATGGCTCAGATGGGTGGCAGGGATACTGGCGCTGATCATAGTCGTCTGGGGTATCAAAGTATATTTTGGAAGCCTTGTCAGCATAAAAGTATTTGAAGTAAAAATAGGAGAGATAATTCCTGCTGTCAATGTTTCGGGAGAGATCAAGGGTACGACAGCTTCTCTGAGCAGCAAGACTATCGGGAGCATCGGCTGGATAGGCGTGAAAGAAGGCGATGCGGTCAAAAAAGGCCGGGTGCTCGCGAAAATGGATAACTATGATACGGCATTCAGGGAATATGACAACATAAAAAACCTTTTTGAGTCGGGGCTCGCGTCAAAGAACCAGCTCGATCTTGCGAAGATCCAATATGAAAACTCGTGTTTTATCTCTCCTATAAACGGCATTGCCACTCTTGTGGCAAATAAAGTCGGAGAATCTCTTTCCCCGGGTATGGCGTTCATATCGGTGGTCGATCCGATGTCATCTTACGCGGAGGTCCAGATAGATGAATCGGATGTCGGTGATGTGAAGGTGGGGCAGGCCGTAAATATTTTCTGCGACGCGTACCCAAATGAAGTGTTTACAGGCAAACTGGCCAATATAGGCGAGGAAGCGGAACTGAAAAAGGTCGGAGGCAGGATCAAACTTGACGAAGAGGACAAGATCTTCAGGGGAAAAGTTTCCTTTGACGACCGGGCCTACAAGCTGAAGATCGGCATGACGATCAGCGCGGATATCGTGACTGAGAAAAAAAACGGCATCCTTATCATTCCGAGGGAAGCGGTTTTTTCTAAAGAAGATAAACAAGAGGTCTATTTGATAAAGAAAGGCGGTGCAAAAGAGACTGTCGTCACTATCGGCCTTAAGGACAGCGAAAACGTCGAGGTCAAAAACGGGCTGAAAGAAAAAGACCTCGTAACCGTGACAAATTTGGACAAATTGAAGAACGGATCCCGGATAAAAATAGAAAAGAACGGCAACAAATAA
- a CDS encoding ABC transporter permease — protein MLDSRLVHIIRKEFIQLFRDKRLIGAVILAPIIQLLVFGYVATLDLRNINTAVFDRDQSYLSRQFISSFSNSTYFRIVSNAKSPDEEKRTIDSGRAQVAINIPPDFSKNIISGRQSRVQFILDGTNSNSAGIALAYINGIVFENVTKILNDRLKAMKRMTDRLNVIDARVRVFHNQEMKSVNYMVPGIIAVLLTILTSLLTAVSIVKEKEYGTMEQLIVSPIRPWELMAGKMAPFIILGFIDVILVIFISVLWFRVPILGNIYLLLALCAIYIIASLGIGLMISTISNTMQQTVLTLIFIILPSILLSGFIFPIANMPFIIQIFTYIIPLRYFLNIVRGIFLKGIGLQYLWKDILMLFVLGSAIFIFAVRRFRKKIG, from the coding sequence ATGCTTGATTCAAGGCTGGTCCATATAATAAGGAAAGAGTTCATCCAGCTCTTCAGAGATAAAAGGCTGATAGGAGCCGTGATACTTGCGCCGATAATCCAGCTCCTGGTGTTCGGATATGTCGCGACACTTGACCTTAGAAATATCAATACGGCAGTTTTTGACCGCGACCAGAGCTATTTAAGCCGGCAGTTCATCTCAAGTTTCTCGAACTCGACCTATTTCAGGATCGTCAGCAATGCTAAGAGCCCGGATGAAGAAAAACGTACTATAGACAGCGGAAGAGCACAGGTTGCGATAAATATACCTCCGGACTTTTCAAAGAACATAATCTCAGGCCGTCAGTCCCGGGTACAGTTCATATTGGACGGCACAAATTCAAATTCCGCGGGCATCGCGCTGGCTTATATTAACGGCATCGTCTTTGAGAACGTGACGAAGATATTGAATGACAGGTTAAAGGCAATGAAAAGGATGACGGACCGCTTAAATGTGATCGACGCGCGGGTCCGTGTGTTCCATAACCAGGAAATGAAGAGCGTCAACTACATGGTGCCCGGAATAATCGCCGTGCTTTTGACGATACTGACTTCGCTCCTGACCGCTGTCTCCATAGTAAAAGAAAAGGAATACGGGACGATGGAACAGCTGATCGTTTCCCCGATAAGACCGTGGGAACTGATGGCGGGCAAGATGGCGCCGTTCATCATACTCGGTTTTATCGACGTGATACTTGTGATATTTATCAGCGTCCTCTGGTTCAGGGTGCCGATATTAGGGAATATATATTTGCTTTTGGCCTTATGCGCTATTTATATTATAGCGAGCCTCGGAATCGGTCTTATGATATCTACGATATCTAACACGATGCAGCAGACAGTCCTGACGCTGATCTTTATCATTTTACCGTCCATCCTTTTATCGGGATTCATTTTCCCGATCGCGAATATGCCTTTCATTATTCAGATATTTACATATATAATACCCTTGAGATATTTTCTTAATATTGTCAGAGGTATTTTTCTAAAGGGGATCGGGCTACAATATCTATGGAAAGATATCCTGATGCTTTTTGTCCTCGGAAGCGCGATCTTCATTTTTGCGGTGAGGAGGTTCAGGAAAAAGATAGGGTAA
- a CDS encoding ABC transporter permease: protein MRKEFLHIVRDTRTLLITFALPIVMLILYGYALTFDIKNIPTVVRDMDNKPMTREIVRKFEASRYFNVIACVDSYKDAEKYFLSGKANLIINFDNGFSGRVLSGKKAQVQVILDGADANTATVSIGYINGILQDYTKSILITSLSRSGMKDAQSLIPIDAKTRVWYNESLRSMNFLVPGIISMVLMILAALITSLSIVSEKTRGTMEQLIATSIRPVEIMTGKLLPYVLIGFLDVLLCVSFGAVVFKVPIRGDLLFLFIESAIFIFGSLGLGLLISTISDKQENAVIIGMMTTMLPSILLSGFVFPIEGMPYMVQLITYLVPARYFLTILRGIFMKGIGIEYLWPDTLMLVIFGCIMIALSAKRFRKRLD from the coding sequence ATGCGAAAAGAATTCCTTCACATCGTGAGGGACACGAGGACGCTCCTTATCACGTTCGCTCTGCCGATAGTGATGCTGATACTGTACGGTTACGCTCTGACCTTTGATATCAAGAACATCCCGACCGTGGTCCGCGATATGGATAATAAACCAATGACAAGGGAGATAGTAAGGAAATTCGAGGCCTCAAGATATTTCAACGTGATAGCCTGCGTCGACAGCTACAAGGACGCAGAAAAATATTTTCTGAGCGGGAAAGCCAATCTTATAATAAACTTTGACAACGGTTTTTCAGGCAGAGTCCTTTCGGGAAAGAAAGCGCAGGTTCAGGTCATACTTGACGGGGCCGATGCAAATACAGCCACCGTCTCTATAGGTTATATCAACGGCATCCTTCAGGACTATACAAAATCAATCCTGATAACTAGTCTGTCGAGGTCCGGAATGAAGGATGCACAGTCCCTGATCCCGATAGATGCCAAGACAAGAGTCTGGTACAACGAATCGCTCAGGAGCATGAACTTCCTTGTCCCCGGCATAATTTCCATGGTGCTGATGATCCTTGCCGCGCTGATAACTTCTCTTTCTATTGTCAGCGAAAAGACAAGGGGCACGATGGAGCAGCTTATTGCGACATCGATAAGGCCTGTCGAGATAATGACAGGGAAGCTTCTCCCTTATGTCCTGATCGGTTTTCTGGACGTCCTCTTATGCGTTTCTTTCGGTGCGGTGGTGTTCAAGGTCCCGATCAGGGGAGACCTTCTGTTCCTGTTCATTGAATCGGCTATATTCATTTTCGGCTCTCTCGGTCTCGGTCTGCTGATATCGACTATTTCCGATAAACAGGAGAACGCGGTGATCATCGGCATGATGACGACAATGCTGCCGTCGATCCTTCTTTCGGGTTTTGTTTTTCCGATAGAAGGTATGCCATACATGGTTCAGTTAATAACATATTTAGTCCCCGCCAGATATTTCCTGACGATACTGCGCGGGATATTCATGAAAGGCATCGGGATAGAATATCTTTGGCCCGACACTCTTATGCTTGTCATATTCGGGTGCATAATGATAGCGCTGTCGGCAAAAAGGTTCAGAAAGAGGCTTGATTAA